From the Lolium rigidum isolate FL_2022 chromosome 2, APGP_CSIRO_Lrig_0.1, whole genome shotgun sequence genome, one window contains:
- the LOC124690819 gene encoding U-box domain-containing protein 52-like, giving the protein MGKYGDGDGAVGGGSYPLVAVCIDKDKNSQNALKYATETLVHRGQTIVLVHVNMRGSSGGVEDAAGYKQPTDPQMKDLFLPFRCFCTRKDIQCKDVVLDDHDVAKSLVEFAAHAAIDKFVLGANTRNSFVRFKPDIPSSVSKTAPDFTSVYVVNKGGKVTSVRQATRPAPSVSPLRSMIQGPQAPKAPLPPEPQQAPAPPSQKWAPPPPPAATRGDSIGTPTMQMQDNFIMSPFSRGPTSARKEFPQFSLPESSDISFIGVAPGRRSVDRPSYPPRLSTGSDNPYEQHSFEAPRPGWGDFGNESTSNSQTSVSSLPAEDMEAEMRRLRLELKQTMDMYSTACKEALTAKQKATELQRWKVEEEQRSQDGRLTEEAAMALIEQEKAKARAAIEAAEASQRLAELEAQKRIAAERKALKEAEERLKSAGSGGGSSARYRRYTIEEIEIGTDHFSDARKVGEGGYGPVYKGHLDHTPVAIKVLRPDAAQGKSQFQQEVEVLSCIRHPNMVLLLGACPEYGCLVYEYMAMGSLDDCLFPRAGAPVLPWQHRFRIAAEIATGLLFLHQAKPEPLVHRDLKPGNILLDRNYVSKISDVGLARLVPPSVADTVTQCHMTSAAGTFCYIDPEYQQTGMLVMKCQCFLVVRKYIL; this is encoded by the exons ATGGGGAAGTACGGTGACGGCGACGGCGCCGTCGGCGGTGGCAGCTACCCGCTGGTGGCGGTGTGCATCGACAAGGACAAGAACAGCCAGAACGCGCTCAAGTACGCGACGGAGACGCTGGTGCACCGCGGGCAGACCATCGTGCTCGTCCACGTCAACATGCGCGGCAGCTCCGGCGGCGTGGAGGACGCCGCCGGGTACAAGCAGCCGACGGACCCGCAGATGAAGGACCTCTTCCTGCCGTTCCGCTGCTTCTGCACCCGCAAGGACATCCAGTGCAAGGACGTGGTGCTGGACGACCACGACGTGGCCAAGTCCCTCGTCGAGTTCGCCGCCCACGCCGCCATCGACAAGTTCGTCCTCGGCGCCAACACCCGCAACAGCTTCGTCAGGTTCAAGCCCGACATCCCCAGCAGCGTCTCCAAGACGGCGCCCGACTTCACCAGCGTCTACGTCGTCAACAAGGGCGGCAAGGTCACCTCCGTGCGCCAGGCCACTCGCCCGGCGCCCTCCGTGTCGCCGCTCCGGTCCATGATCCAGGGGCCTCAGGCGCCCAAGGCGCCGCTGCCGCCTGAGCCGCAGcaggcgccggcgccgccctcgCAGAAATGGGCGCCCCCGCCTCCTCCGGCAGCGACACGAG GCGACTCTATCGGGACGCCTACGATGCAGATGCAAGACAACTTCATCAT GTCGCCGTTCTCGAGGGGTCCGACGTCGGCGAGGAAGGAGTTCCCGCAGTTCTCACTACCGGAGTCGTCGGACATATCGTTTATCGGTGTTGCCCCCGGCCGGCGGAGCGTGGACCGGCCGTCGTACCCGCCGCGGCTGTCCACCGGATCGGACAACCCGTACGAGCAACACAGCTTCGAGGCGCCACGCCCAGGGTGGGGCGACTTCGGCAACGAGAGCACCTCCAACTCCCAGACCAGCGTCTCCTCGCTACCCGCG GAGGACATGGAGGCGGAGATGAGGCGACTGCGGCTGGAGTTGAAGCAGACCATGGACATGTACAGCACGGCGTGCAAGGAGGCGCTCACCGCGAAGCAGAAGGCCACGGAGCTGCAGCGATGGAAGGTGGAGGAGGAGCAGCGGTCGCAGGACGGGCGGCTgacggaggaggcggcgatggcGCTCATCGAGCAGGAGAAGGCCaaggcgcgggcggccatcgaGGCGGCCGAGGCGTCGCAGCGgctggcggagctggaggcgcagaagCGGATCGCCGCGGAAAGGAAAGCGCTCAAGGAGGCCGAGGAGCGGCTCAAGTCCGccggctccggcggcggctcGTCGGCACGGTACCGCCGGTACACCATCGAGGAGATCGAGATCGGCACCGACCACTTCTCGGACGCGCGCAAGGTCGGGGAGGGCGGGTACGGCCCGGTGTACAAGGGCCATCTCGACCACACCCCCGTGGCCATCAAGGTGCTCCGGCCGGACGCCGCGCAGGGCAAGTCGCAGTTCCAGCAGGAAGTGGAGGTGCTCAGCTGCATCCGCCACCCAAACATGGTGCTCCTCCTCGGCGCATGCCCGGAGTACGGGTGCCTCGTGTACGAGTACATGGCCATGGGCAGCCTCGATGACTGCCTCTTCCCGCGCGCCGGCGCGCCGGTGCTGCCATGGCAGCACCGGTTCCGCATCGCGGCCGAGATCGCCAcgggcctcctcttcctccaccaggCGAAGCCCGAGCCGCTCGTCCACCGCGACCTGAAGCCCGGCAACATCCTGCTCGACCGCAACTACGTGAGCAAGATCAGCGACGTCGGGCTGGCGCGCCTCGTGCCGCCGTCCGTCGCTGACACGGTCACGCAGTGCCACATGACGAGCGCCGCGGGCACCTTCTGCTACATCGACCCGGAGTACCAGCAGACGGGCATGCTGGTCATGAAGTGTCAATGCTTTCTTGTTGTTCGAAAGTATATACTTTAA